The window ACGATCCGATCGAGGGAGGGGGGTGAGCTGGCCTGGTGACCCAGTTTATTCCCGGGGGTTGAATGAACGGCACTGAACGCTATGACGTCATTCCCGACCTCATTTCCGGTCCCCGGTACAGCCAGCTATCCCAGCTCCGTCCCGTTGACCCGAAATTTCTCGTGAATCGAAGGACGCTCGTTCATCCCGAGCCATTCTAGCCAGCCATGAATGAATTTTCCGCATGCACGTTGCGCGCTGCCTCGAAAAAATCCACCGTGCCCCGACGAGGGAAGCCTTTTCGCCATTACAGGTGGCCTCGTGTAGTCCCACTGAAGCCTGGAGTCGAATTTTGTGGAATTTTGTGGTGCTGGAAAGGAGATGGGGTTCTTTATTTTAGAGAATATAGAGAAAAATTCAGTCGAAGTTCCATTGCAGGCTGAAGTTGAATTTTGTTGAAAAGGGGATGGGGTTCTCTATTTTAGAGAATATGGGAAAAGATTTCAGTCGAGGTTCCATTGCAGGCTGGAGTCGAATTTTGTCGAATTTGGTAGTATTGAAAAGGGGATGGGGTTCTTTATTTTAGAGGATATGGAAAAACCTTTTTTTAACAGTGAGGAAACTCTTTTGTGTGAATTCGATTAATTTTTAGAGAAAGACGTGCTATAATAGGTAAGAAGACTCTGTGAAATGGATGTTACATTAGTTAGAAACTTCTGTTGAATAATGATACCATTCTTGTCGCGAAAGGAGACATTTATGAGACATGGAGATTGATGATACATGGATATTATGTTTAGAGAAGCTCTTCTCACTCTTTACTGGGTTGAAGGGTGAGGAAAGTGTTCTCACCTCTCGCAGCGTCGGGTGTTCACTATTTACTAACACAACAGTTCGATAAACCAGAGACACTGTGTGGATGTTATCCTAGCACATACCTATACGCGAAGTGTTAGTCACTAATATCTTGACGTCAATGCTCAGGAAGTACAGTTTCTATTTCCCTTCTTATTATTTTCAGTGTATACACTCATCAAAGATTGTGTCAAGTCTTTTTCTGTTATTAATTCTGTGTCAAGTCTCCAGAATACCCTTGACAACCTTAATTTACTAACACACACATATAAAGTAAACCTTTTacttaacaaacataataaaatGATCAACCTCATAAAAATTAATGTTCTGTTATAAAACCTTCATTACTTAATTATAAGTGTCTGCATAAGACGGTCGTTTCACACGTCTCTATCAAGTAAAATACACTTGCATTGAATTTCTCGCTAATGATTAAACGCACAAATAAATTACATATACTAATTAATTATccaataacagttctccattctATACACATCCATTATATGCAAATTTTTTCATTCTCACTCTTCAGGGAAACAATTCCTTATTTAACTGTTTTCGTCCCGTTATTGTTCAAAATATAATCATTTATTCAGAATCGCCTTCATCGATAGCAGACAAGCTGACCCATCTTCCAAATAAGACAATCGATTGCATCCTTCGTCGTTCACGATTCTCGAATATCCTCCGCCGAGAATGCTTCCTTTTCGCGCGCAATTTGTTCCGCTTCGGCGAGGAACGTCCAAGGAAAGTTCCAAAGTGGATATTCGGAGGAAAAGCGCGACGCTGTCGGAGCTTGTCATTTTTGAGGGGTCTCACTTTCAAAGTGTTGCCTCTCGACAGAGGGTTTACATTGTAACGCGATGCCTTTTGTCCTCGGGGATCACTTTCCTGTACAAGATTTACAACCGCCCTGCTGAAATTGAACGGAACCTCCCTCAGGGACGTGTCACCGACACAGTGCAATAAAGCTCGCAAAAATATCGATGCCTGTacgattttcattttcattcttGCGTGGTTAGTTTAATTAATGTCGCAATAACTCTGTCATCAGGTGAAAGGAAAATTGACTGAAGAGGttataaattgaaataaaataaaataaaataatcagtTATATGTTTGTAATAAACACCGAGGGCAAGTTTAAGAGTACGAACAACGAAGTACAAACCTTGATTTCTTGGTAAAAATTTACGACGCGAGGCTGTGACAACTAACAGATACAGATCTGCTCATTATAGCCTAAGGTTTCCTGCAAGGGTGCTAAGAGATAACGCTACATCCCTGATTTTCCAAGCCCATTGAGGGTGTTGGTGTCAGGGCAGGCCTTTGAGGCTTCGCTTGTTAACGAAGTCGATTGTCGAGTGAAATTTACACCATGAATCGCGCGTATACCTGCCAGCACCCTCTTTTCATCCGGCGCTGGTACAGGTGTCGTCTCAGGTACGAAGTCCACAAATCACGAGCGTGCAGAATCGCACAAAAAGCTTTCGTTCCCGGGAACGATCCGTCCGTCTCTCTATTGTTGTTTCTCGGAAGAAGAATCTTCCGCGGCGAGTCATCCTCCGAAAATTTACGAGATTGGATGAATAGTACGAATTTCACGGGAGGAAAGGTGCAGTGCAATTGATACCCGTGACGAATACTTTTTGCGAGCTTTTCGTCGGCATGGCTATTGGAATTTACTTGCTGGATTCTGCAGTTCTGAATAATGCAGAGGTTTTCGAATATAATCTTATCTTTAACTGGATCAGATGTTAATAATATTTCAGGTGTAAATTGAAAGTACGATAATTACTGAAGCTCTTATGAATATTTGTCCTATTTAACTGTATGTCTGAGTTATAGGTGTATTTTAATCATTCCtgacatgattctcgatttgacTCAGCTaccttattatttattattattatcaacattcTATATTTTTCGCGTGAATTTATCGACTGGtcgtaaacatgtcaataatgcTTTTTCAAGTAATTTTAATCCGCTCACTTGATAAGAGAGTACATGTTTAagatatttaataattaattaagctTGAGTATATCTTTCAAAAACAGTATCCAGTAAAAACGCTAGCAACTTTCCACTTTCCAATAAGAAATAATTCCTCGAGGTTTTTAGTATTATTCATAACATTAGACTGTATTCCACTTAATTAAATAAATCTAAGCACCTAATATatattattcatcaatatttatCCGTTCATCTTCGATATTAGTACTCTCTAAAATTATCGAAAAACCTTCATCCTTAACACCTTTAACTATAATAGTATTTTGTTAGATTCTAGTTATCCATTTGTCGACTAACATCTCTGATTTCCTCACTGAGACCTCTTGGCTCATGTTCACAAGTACGTACGAGCGTTCGGCGATTATTGTCGGCGCACGGCACCAATATACAAACATTAATATCGCAAGAGGGATATAAATGTTAGACAGAGAAGCGAGCGAGTGTTTAGTACTGGCGCGAGTGCCAAACACGAGAGACGCGATGGAATTTCTGAGTTTCGATGTGACGAGCAAGAAGCTCGAGCTGAAAAGGAGCAAGGATCTCCCTGAGCCGAGGCCAGACGAAGTTCGGGTCAGGGTGGCTTACGCTGGAATCTGTGGGACCGATCTTCATATAATAGACGTGCGTCGTTAGCATAACTGTTTATATTCTTTCACCATTAGTAATGGAAGACGAATGGTTTCCTATAAAAGTgcctgtgttgaatatagaaagAAATAATTTTGCTTTCTTATACATTTCTCATAGATAGAGTTCACTGTAGGCTCGTGGCTACAGAGAATTACAGAGAATTATGAGAATTTGTGCACTGATGACTCGTTTTTGCTTTAAGGGTGAGAATGAAAGAGAATGAAAATGAGTTTAAAAAATGAGAGAATGGAAATGAGAAATGAGTCTCACCATTAATTATTTGAAGAATCGCTGAAAATGTagaaattgtttaattttaGAAATTATTAGTGGATTTTAATACAACATATTTGAACTTTGAATATAACAGAAAAGGGGCAATTACATGCGATTTTCAGCGATGCATTAAATTTCGATTTTAGCCCCAATTTTGCTCGACCACGAGAACCAACCGTTTCTCCATTTCGATTATTTCTGTTTTGTTCGATCATACAATAAATTCCAAATTTCGCATGAAATTCACGAGGCGTTTCAACGTTAACGTGGTATCCCCGCGCGACTCTTTTTTTCTTCCATCCGAATTCGAGTGGTTGTTGGCGATTTAATGGTCCAATTTCCATTCGTTCGCCAGTGGAGCGGCGGCGCCTCGCTTTTATCGTCCGATTTACATATTCGGAATTCCTGTTTAAACTGAAATGCAAACCCGCCGCGTATCTGTACGCGACAAGAATAATTCCCTTCTACGTACGTGTGTCACGTGTTTTTAAACAAGAaaatttccttttctttttatCTAAACGTTACGTGACTCTAAACAGTCTGTAAGACGTTTATGCTTATCGGTGCTCGTGTAATTCCTTGACACGAACAAGTATTTTAAGGAGACACGAATTACCATTGCACGATACAACGTTCGACTTGATAAATATTCACCGAACACGATACCGTTTATGTGTAACACAATTTATTAGTCATGAAAAGCAGTAATAATATTTGTGATTTGAATTTACTTGACTGCGTGATAATTAGAATTTAAGCGAAAAATAGAGAAATCTAGTTTAACTATAATTAGCTATATTTTATCAGGTGACTAACTATACTTTTACTGATATTTATGATGTACTTTATGGGATGTATTTTAGTTATTTTTTGCTTATAATGATGATTACAGAAGCTTCGTTTTTTTCGTTTTGTAATATTTCTGCTATTATAACTTTTAAAATTAGTGGTAATTAAAGAACAATTTATGATAAAGGTAATTTTAGTAAAACGGAATTACAGTCAGATATTCATTTATATTTTGCAATTATAATTGCATTTCATTAATTTTCAGGAATATTTCACTCTGCCAATAAAATTaccaatttttggaattttgAGAATATTAAAGTATTCATGGAAAACGTAATggatataattaaattttattaaaattttagtaAAAATCACTGACCAAATAAATATGAATGAATTTTACGTAACTACCCAAGAACAAATGACATTAtatactttaattttcaaagTCAGCAATAGATTCAAATTTCATATTACTACTTAATTTTCATACCTCTTTCACAATAATTACTGCCACGTTTATAAAAAATTGCACCAAGCAACCGCGCAATTTGTCCAAACTTCAATATGCCAAAATGTTCACCATATATTTCAgttatacagaataaatacacacATGCTGGGCATCTCTTAAACCATCGGGCATCTCCCTGAACCGAAGTCATCTACTCAGGTGAACTTCTCATTACCATCAACATCATATCATTGCAAACAACTGAAAAACACTAAGGACACTAAGTACCAAACCAGTACAATTTCCCACGAATTGTAACAAATGATTTTTTTTCAGGGTTCGTTCCCATGCAAGACCGAGGGTAGCCTCACACTTGGCCATGAATTCTCGGGGACAGTCGACGCGGTTGGCTCGGCAGTGAGAAGCTTGAAAGTCGGCCAAAAAGTGGTGGTCGACCCCAATAGCGGTTGCAACACGTGCGACTACTGCCATAGCGGGAATTATCACTTCTGCAGCGCTGGTGGCATCAACAACACGATAGGAATCTACAGGGATGGTGGATGGTCCACCCACGCCATCGTACCGGAAACACAGGTTCGTTGGATTCACATCAGCGATCCTGAGTTGGGGACCTACATGATGAGACTTGCCTCGAGGCATGCCTCATCGTCTATGGGATACATTACACAAGACTTCATTCGATTATAAAAATACAGATATGAAATCTATTTACGTTGCACCATGAATAGTTTTACATATCACAGTTTTAGAGCCGCGTAGAGTTCATTCTAATCTCGTTAGGTCAAAGGGCTGAAGGTGCACCCTTCAGCGTAGGTCATTCGAGGGCAGGAAAATAGATGTTGCCACTTATTTTAATGGATTTAAGACTGTCGAGGAGTACGAATATAAAAAACAGCGAACTTCCTCTCTACGATCTTATATTTTTATCGCCTTCAGGTTCACGCGATGCCTGACGGCGTCGAGATGCAGCACGCTGCCCTCACAGAACCGCTCTCGTGCTTGGCTCACGGATGGGACAAGATTAATCCTGTTAACGTCGGTCATAATGTGCTCGTAATTGGCGCTGGAATAATTGGCCTTCTGTGGGCCTGCTTATTGCACTTGCACGGGCTCAGGAAAACCGTGACGGTCAGTGAACCTCAGGAAAAACGGCGCAAGATGGTACCAAAACTTggtaatgatgataataattctGGGAGCTATGCAGCTCCAAATCGACGTATTGCATTGGTGCATGTATAATTGACACATTGAATAAATTAGGCTTCTTAGTTTTATGAAGATTGAAACCATTGATAAATGCATTATCTACTAGCAAGCTATGATTTAATAGAAATCGATAAAAAAGGTCACACTTTGTATGCACCAACTCGCTATAATAATGTTCAGAATGAAATATTGAATGCACAGTATGAATAAGTAACGTTCATCTGATTCTATTTATTAGATTTGGATTATCAAGTGAAGAGTCCAGACCAACTGAAAGaaggattcgatctggtcgttgaTTGTAGTGGCTCAGGACCAGCTATGGAAGCAGCTGTGCCTTTATTGAGACGTGGTGGTCGACTGTGTGTGTTTGGTGTTGCTAATCCTAAAGCAAAACTGACCATTGAGCCGTTTCAGGTAATGACTGACTCACGACTTTGTATATCATCGTTTTCCAGCTATTTGAATCACTACTTTCTTAATAATAGGTGACTGCAAATATCACGGGGAACGAATGTGAATATCTTTAATATTTTCGTTTGCTTTTCCACAGGTTTACATGAAGGAGCTAAACATCATAGGTGTAAACATAAATCCTTTCACGTTCCCTAAGGGACTGGCTTTGCTGCAGGCGATGGCCGACAGGTACCTCGATTATGAAAAGCTAGGTATTAAAGTATTCCCTTTGAAGGACTATCGTGAGGCTTTGGAAGCTCTCAAGCAGGGGGATATCAGTAAAGCTGTTTTTAAATTATAAACACGAGATACTACTCATTGAAATAATAAAACGTTGAATATTTTTGTAGCAATTACTCCGCTTAATCATCTTATCCTGAACAAACTGATCAGGGTTTAATATTAACTTTTACTTTGTAAACAGGGGTCATGTTTATCTCGAAATTTTTTAGAAGACCTCATATCTCGTAAACAAATGAGTATAAAgcaattttttattcaaatccCAATTTCGAGTGTTTCAAGATGTTGCATGAATTTGTTCAGATTTTTTCAAAGACCTTTACCCACTTAAAAGCATGTTGGATTTAAATAACCTCCGTTTACAGAGAGGAAGGGTTAATAAGAACAGTTTTCGAGGCAATTGTCGTTTATTAAAGTTCATATTAGTCTAGAAGTAAATATAAAATTGCAAACTCGTAAAAAGGTCATACAAAATCTTACTTATTGAGATTCTATGTTTCCGCCCTTACAATGTCGCGCGGTTGTCTGAAAGAGATGAAAAGAGAAAGATCCCTGTTATGAGTATGCAGTCTATGTGCTTGATAACACATATAACATATCCTAGTCACAATTGTATAAATAATTTCGTGTACAATATACAACCGTCACTCTAGCTCTAGAAACAAATGACATTCTTCGCATCACGATCAAGGTACTAACATGTATATCAACTTCTTTTTCCCTTTCTCTTCTTTCGCCAAACTTTACATAACAAGGCAGCTATATAGAATACGCTACGTTGAAATTTCCTTTTCTAATAGAGCATTAACAAGTATTTAAGTAA is drawn from Calliopsis andreniformis isolate RMS-2024a chromosome 1, iyCalAndr_principal, whole genome shotgun sequence and contains these coding sequences:
- the LOC143178084 gene encoding sorbitol dehydrogenase, which gives rise to MEFLSFDVTSKKLELKRSKDLPEPRPDEVRVRVAYAGICGTDLHIIDGSFPCKTEGSLTLGHEFSGTVDAVGSAVRSLKVGQKVVVDPNSGCNTCDYCHSGNYHFCSAGGINNTIGIYRDGGWSTHAIVPETQVHAMPDGVEMQHAALTEPLSCLAHGWDKINPVNVGHNVLVIGAGIIGLLWACLLHLHGLRKTVTVSEPQEKRRKMVPKLDLDYQVKSPDQLKEGFDLVVDCSGSGPAMEAAVPLLRRGGRLCVFGVANPKAKLTIEPFQVYMKELNIIGVNINPFTFPKGLALLQAMADRYLDYEKLGIKVFPLKDYREALEALKQGDISKAVFKL